A single region of the Pelecanus crispus isolate bPelCri1 chromosome 10, bPelCri1.pri, whole genome shotgun sequence genome encodes:
- the LOC104031649 gene encoding cytochrome P450 26C1, whose amino-acid sequence MPARLSWPEAAALALLALALLGALCRHLWALRWSLSRDRASALPLPKGSMGWPFFGETLHWLLQGSRFHSSRRERYGNVFKTHLLGRPVVRVTGAENIRKILLGEHTLVSTQWPQSTQIILGSHTLLGSVGDLHRQRRKILARVFSRTALESYLPRIQKVVSWELRGWCMEPGSIAVYSSTKTLTFRIAARILLGLRLEEKQFKDLAKTFEQLVENLFSLPLNIPFSGLRKGIKARDMLHEFMEKAIQEKLQRNNPEDHSDALDFIINSAKEHGKEFTMQELKESAIELIFAAFFTTASASTSLILLLMKHPSVIEKIRQELMSHELSQWCECCSAGPCSDTLTTQSGDSEKPLLCPTAEDAHEDQSQPPGPAEEGPPQPCTLPEPTLHQSSPCAGPQLRMPLGQDCHCPSDISLEKLSRLRYLDCVIKEVLRVLPPVSGGYRTALQTFELDGYQIPKGWSVMYSIRDTHETAAVYQSPPDGFDPDRFGAARTAAAGRFHYIPFGGGARSCIGKELAQAILKLLAIELVSTARWELATPGYPAMQTVPIVHPVDDGLQLYFHPLQPSRGSKA is encoded by the exons ATGCCGGCGCGGCTCTCCTGGCCCGAGGCGGCGGCGCTGGCGCTGCTGGCCCTGGCGCTGCTGGGCGCCCTGTGCCGGCACCTGTGGGCGCTGCGCTGGAGCCTCAGCAGGGACCGCGCCAgcgccctgcccctgcccaagGGCTCCATGGGCTGGCCCTTCTTCGGCGAGACCCTGCACTGGCTGCTCCAG GGCTCCCGCTTCCACAGCTCCCGGCGGGAGAGGTACGGCAACGTCTTCAAGACCCACCTCCTGGGCCGCCCGGTGGTGCGGGTGACGGGCGCTGAGAACATCCGCAAGATCCTGCTGGGCGAGCACACGCTGGTCAGCACGCAGTGGCCCCAGAGCACCCAGATCATCCTGGGCTCCCACACCCTGCTCGGCTCCGTCGGTGACCTGCACCGCCAGCGCCGCAAG ATCCTGGCCAGAGTGTTCAGCCGCACCGCCCTGGAGAGCTACCTGCCGCGGATCCAGAAGGTTGTGAGCTGGGAGCTGCGGGGCTGGTGCATGGAGCCGGGCTCCATCGCAGTTTATTCCTCCACTAAAACCTTAACTTTCCGCATTGCAGCTCGGATTCTGCTGGGGCTCCGCCTGGAGGAAAAGCAGTTCAAGGACCTGGCCAAAACTTTTGAacagctggtggagaacctcttctccctgcccctcAACATACCCTTCAGCGGGCTGCGCAAG GGAATCAAAGCACGGGACATGCTACATGAGTTTATGGAGAAGGCTATACAggaaaaactgcagagaaacaaCCCAGAAGATCACAGCGATGCTCTGGATTTCATAATAAACAGTGCCAAGGAGCATGGCAAAGAATTCACCATGCAGGAGCTAAAG gAGTCAGCGATTGAACTcatatttgctgcttttttcaccACGGCTAGTGCCAGCACCTCTCTGATCCTCCTGCTAATGAAGCACCCCTCAGTGATTGAAAAAATAAGGCAGGAGCTGATGTCCCATGAGCTGTCCCAGTGGTgtgagtgctgctctgcaggacccTGCTCGGACACCCTGACCACCCAGAGCGGGGACAGCGAGAAGCCACTTCTCTGCCCCACGGCCGAAGATGCTCACGAGGACCAGAGCCAGCCCCCGGGCCCAGCGGAGGAaggtcccccccagccctgcaccctgccGGAGCCCACCCTCCACCAAAGCAGTCCCTGCGCTGGCCCCCAGCTCCGGATGCCGCTGGGGCAGGACTGTCACTGCCCCTCAGACATCAGCCTGGAGAAGCTGAGCCGCCTGCGCTACCTGGACTGTGTGATTAAGGAGGTGCTGCGGGTGCTGCCCCCCGTCTCCGGAGGCTACAGGACGGCACTGCAGACTTTTGAGCTGGAT ggctACCAGATCCCCAAAGGCTGGAGCGTCATGTACAGCATCCGTGACACGCATGAGACAGCCGCCGTCTACCAGAGCCCCCCCGATGGCTTCGACCCAGACCGATTTGGTGCCGCCCGGACGGCGGCTGCGGGCCGCTTCCACTACATCCCCTTTGGCGGCGGGGCACGGAGCTGCATCGGCAAGGAGCTGGCGCAGGCCATCCTCAAGCTGCTGGCCATCGAGCTGGTCAGCACTGCCCGCTGGGAGCTGGCCACCCCCGGCTACCCCGCCATGCAGACCGTGCCCATCGTGCACCCTGTCGATGACGGGCTGCAGCTCTACTTCCACCCCTTGCAGCCCAGCCGCGGCAGCAAGGCCTGA